A genomic stretch from Centroberyx gerrardi isolate f3 chromosome 10, fCenGer3.hap1.cur.20231027, whole genome shotgun sequence includes:
- the LOC139917442 gene encoding sterile alpha motif domain-containing protein 9-like — MEENFHKGGEVSLLNIYSSELPGSTPFIKRDKFDFIVNTVIPELCSLRKACVLFNRMHVPGCGGTALAMHTLWFLRDKIRCAVLTDSNADLAEVADQVVKLLMYDHEEQLPQVPVLLMIDDFEDMDKVFDLQQLIEKECVRKDIQSSSPQVILLNCMRSESSEQPETTAETVFIGNNLSQMEQKQFEQKLVEIEKTHKNAETFYGFMIMKKNFLPEYIQGVVRNTLKSFNINQKHAQLIAVLVLLNVYCKGASLSVSLCEEFLGLQPKPFCGSGRVEDEFGKFSTFISIVSVEAKVVFKQTHTLLLHSQTV, encoded by the coding sequence ATGGAGGAGAACTTCCACAAAGGAGGAGAAGTTTCATTGTTGAATATCTACTCCTCTGAGCTGCCTGGATCCACACCTTTCATTAAACGTGACAAGTTTGACTTCATCGTGAACACAGTCATACCAGAATTGTGCTCCTTGAGAAAAGCCTGTGTTTTGTTCAACCGCATGCATGTACCTGGATGTGGTGGGACAGCTTTAGCCATGCACACTCTATGGTTTCTGAGGGACAAGATCCGTTGTGCAGTTCTGACAGACAGCAACGCTGACTTGGCTGAAGTTGCTGACCAAGTGGTCAAACTTTTGATGTATGACCATGAAGAGCAATTACCTCAGGTCCCTGTTTTGCTTATGATAGATGACTTTGAGGACATGGACAAAGTGTTTGACTTGCAGCAACTCATTGAAAAAGAGTGTGTGAGGAAGGACATTCAGTCTAGCTCCCCACAGGTAATTCTGCTGAATTGCATGAGGTCAGAGTCTTCAGAACAGCCAGAAACAACTGCAGAGACTGTATTCATTGGCAATAATCTCTCTCAAATGGAGCAGAAACAGTTTGAGCAAAAACTTGTGGAAatagagaaaacacacaaaaatgctgaAACGTTCTATGGGTTCATGATCATGAAGAAGAACTTTTTGCCAGAATACATTCAAGGTGTGGTCCGCAACACCCTGAAGAGCTTCAATATCAATCAAAAACATGCACAACTCATtgctgttttggttttgttgaaTGTATACTGCAAGGGtgcctcactctctgtctcactgtgtgaGGAATTTCTAGGTCTTCAACCAAAACCATTTTGTGGATCTGGCAGAGTCGAAGATGAATTTGGAAAGTTTTCCACTTTCATTTCCATCGTCTCAGTTGAGGCTAAGGTAGtattcaaacaaacacacacgctacTACTCCATTCTCAGACAGTTTGA